The stretch of DNA ATGGCTTTCGCCGGGCGGTGAATCAGGCGCATGCGCTGGAGCAGGAGTGGACGTTTTATCGGCGGGTGATGGGGTTGGCGGACTGAGTACCGCGCTTCTTTCAAATTAGCGTCGACCCATTCGCGAGCAGGCTCGCTCCCACAATGGATCTGTGGTGTTCACAAATCCCCAGTGGGAGCGAGCCTGCTCGCGAAAGCTATCTACTGGGCGCCGCTGAACTCAGCGCTTGGCGATGATGTACACCGCATGCACGATCCCCGGAATGTAGCCACACAGCGTCAGCAGAATGTTCAGCCAGAACGCCCCGCCGAACCCGACCTGCAGAAACACACCCAGTGGCGGCAACAGAATGGCGATGATGATGCGAATGAAGTCCATGGGGCAGCTCCTGATTGGGGGGTTGGCTCACTTGAGCCATACAAGCTAATCGACCCGTGCCGTTCGTCAGGGTTCAGTGCAAACGCCATTTGATCGCCATCATCGAGCACAAAAAAACGCCCCACGCCAAAAGAATCAGGCGTGAGGCGTGCGTTATACCGCGAGACGGTTCTTGAAATCGGGTAGGAAACTTCAGCTCAGACGGCAATCCCTTTGCGACATTGCAATTGCGCGGTACGCACCCGCGAGAAGGCACGGGTCAGGCGCAGGAGCATTTCGTCGATGTTGGCCTTGCTGACGGTGAGTGCCGGAGTGAAACGCAGGCAGTTGGCTTGCGGGGCGTTGAGCAACAGGCCTTCATGCAGGGCGGCATTGACCACAGCATCAGCGCAATCCTCTGACAGGCTCAGTCCCCAGAACAGCCCTTGCCCACGCAACTCGCCTTGGCCGTAACGGTGTGCCAGTCGAGCGAGGCCTTCGCGCAGGTACTGGCCGTGGTCGTTGACTTGCTGCAGAAACGCCCGGTCCTGCACGCTGTCGAGCACCACCAGACCGGCCGCTGTCATCAGTGCGTTGCCGTGATGAGTACCGCCCAACTCGCCCACCTCGAAGCAGCAAGCCTGGCCCCGGGCCAGCAGCGCCGCCAGCGGCACGCCACCACCAAGCCCTTTGCCGAGCACGACGATATCGGCGCGTACGCCGTAGGACTGTTCGGCGAGCAAGGTACCGCAGCGACCGATGCCGGTCTGGACTTCATCGAGAATCAGCAGAATGCCCAGTTCGCGGCACAGCCGCTCAACGCCTTTGAGGTAATGCTCGGTGCCCGCAATCACCCCGGCATCGCTCTGGATCGGTTCGAGCATGATCGCCACGGTTTGCGCATCGACAGCCGCATGCAGCGCCGGCAAGTCGTTGAACGGCACCAGATCGAAACCCGGCAGCAACGGAGCGAAACGGTTGTGCAGGTTGCAACTGTCCGACGCCGAAATCGTCGCCAGACTGCGACCGTGGCAGCCTTGCTTCGCCACGATGATCCGTGACGCGCCGCCACGATGCAGCTGGCCCCATTTACGCGCCAGTTTGATCGCCGCTTCACAGGCCTCACTGCCGCTGTTGAGCAAGTAGGCCTGATCGCTTGAGGTGCTGGCACACAGGCGCTCGGCGAGGCTGAGCATGCCGCGATTGTGCAGATTGAAACCGGGATTGATCAGCGCCTGAGCCTGACCGGCAATCGCTTTGACCAGCGCCGATGGGCTGTGCCCCAGACTGTTGGCGCCGCCGGCCTGAGAGAAGTCGAGGTAGGCGCGATCATTGCTGTCCCACAGCCAGGAACCCTGGCCGCGAACAAACACCTGCTGTGGTCGTTCAACGCTGGGCATCAGCCGTTCGGCATTCAGACTTTCGCCGGCATCGCGTGGGTTGGCCTCGAACGCGAGGTCATCAAGACTCGGCGTCTGGCGCCGCAAACTGAACAGATTCATTGAAAAAAACCTCGCGTGAGGTTTTTTGAACTGCCTATGCAAACACTGTCGAAGCAAACGCTATTCATCGCGCTTTATGGCCCTGTAAGCCTTGTGATTGCGGTTAGACTAGGCTCAGCGAGGGCTTCGGGCCATTTCGATTTACCAGCATTTTCGATAAGAATTACTTATGGATTTTAAACAACTGCGTTATTTCGTCGCGGTCTACGAAGAAGGCCATGTCGGCCGAGCCGCCGAGCGCCTGTCGATCTCGCAACCGGCGCTGTCGCAGCAGATTCGCCAACTCGAACAAAACCTCGACGTCACCCTGTTCGAACGCAGCAGCAAACGCCTGCTGCCGACCCTCGCCGCGCACACCTTGTACAACCACGCCCTGCCACTGCTCGATGGTTTGCAACGGGCACGAGAGGCGCTGGGCAACTTCAAGGGCCAGGCATTACGCACCCTGGCGATTGGCGTGCTGCAAACCGTGCACACCAGCCTCGTACCGCAAATGCTCGAGCGGGTGCGCAAGGCGCAGCCGCATCTGGTGGTGCAGATTTATGAGCTGAGTGGGCTGGAAATCGAACGTCGCTTGCTCAACGGCTCGCTGGACATTGGCATCAGCTACCTGCCACCGCGACAGCCCGGGCTGCATGGCGTGATGCTCTACGAAGATGAGCTGACGCTGGTGATCCCGGCAGATCATCCGTTGCGTGAGTTCAAGAAGGTTTCGATCCGTCAGGCGGCCGAGCTGCCGATGTTGCTGCTGGGCGAAGAGTTCCAGATTCGGCAGATCTGGCAGGCTCAGCTGACCAGCCTGGGACGGCGCCCGCAAGTTCAGGCCGAGCTGAACAATATGCTGGGGATTCTCGACAGCCTGCCGCACACCAAACTGGCGACGGTACTTCCCGGACGTTCGCAGAAGGAGTACGACGATGAGGATCTGCTGTGGAAGCCACTGAGCGAACCACGGGTGCCGCTGAAGGTCGGTCTGGTGTGTCGCGACGTACAACGCCAGCAGGCGCCTTTGGCGCTGCTACGGACATTGTTGGAGGAAGTGATGGAACGTGAAGTGAAACCGGCGCTGGATCCCCTAGCCTGAACACTTTTCTTCAGGCAAAAGAAAACCCCGCCGAAGCGGGGCTTTGCAGACTGTTTCCCTGACATCCATTTCACTCCGCCACCCTGGCAGAATCCTACGTGTCCATGTTGTTGCTTTGCGCTTCCTGCGCGACGTCCATGAGTTGTAGATTAGCTGTGGATCCAATCTACGCCTATGGGAGAACAGCAGCACGTCACGTAAGAGAATGCTTACATGACGTTACATCATCAGAACTGCTCAGCGTTCAGCAGGAACAGCGATTCACTGCCAGCCTTCACCGATGCGCTCAACGAGTGGATGCGCGGCAGCAGACGGGCGAAATAGAACCGCGCGGTGCCCAGCTTGCTGGCGTAGAAATCGTCCTGCGCTTCCTTGCCCAGCGAGGCTTTGGCCATCAGTGCCCACATGTAGGCGTAGGAAACGTAGCCAAACGCTTGCAGATATTCGACCGAGGCAGCGCCGATTTCGTTCGGATTGGTTTTCGCCCGATCCAGCAGCCATGCCGTCAGCTCGTCGAGGGTGCTGACGGCATCGTTCAGCGGCTTGGTGAATTCGCTCAGGTCAGCGCTGGCAGTTGCGGTGAAGTGGCGGATCTCGTCAGCGAACAGCTTGTAGAACACACCGCCGCTGCCAACGATCTTTCGCCCGACCAGGTCCAGCGCCTGAATGCCGTTGGTGCCTTCGTAGATCTGGGTGATGCGCACGTCACGCACCAGTTGCTCCTGGCCCCACTCGCGGATGTAGCCGTGGCCGCCGAAAATCTGCTGGCCGTGAACGGTGGTCTCCAGACCGAGGTCGGTGAGGAATGCCTTGGCCACTGGCGTCAGCAGCGCCACCAGATCTTCCGCACGTTTGCGGGTGGTGGCGTCTTCGCTGAACTTGGCGGTATCGAGCTGCATCGCCACGTAGGTGGAGAATGCGCGGCCACCTTCGTTCGAGGCTTTCATGGTCAGCAGCATGCGACGCACGTCCGGGTGGACGATGATCGGGTCAGCGACCTTGTCCTTGTTCTGCGCG from Pseudomonas sp. P8_229 encodes:
- a CDS encoding aspartate aminotransferase family protein; the protein is MNLFSLRRQTPSLDDLAFEANPRDAGESLNAERLMPSVERPQQVFVRGQGSWLWDSNDRAYLDFSQAGGANSLGHSPSALVKAIAGQAQALINPGFNLHNRGMLSLAERLCASTSSDQAYLLNSGSEACEAAIKLARKWGQLHRGGASRIIVAKQGCHGRSLATISASDSCNLHNRFAPLLPGFDLVPFNDLPALHAAVDAQTVAIMLEPIQSDAGVIAGTEHYLKGVERLCRELGILLILDEVQTGIGRCGTLLAEQSYGVRADIVVLGKGLGGGVPLAALLARGQACCFEVGELGGTHHGNALMTAAGLVVLDSVQDRAFLQQVNDHGQYLREGLARLAHRYGQGELRGQGLFWGLSLSEDCADAVVNAALHEGLLLNAPQANCLRFTPALTVSKANIDEMLLRLTRAFSRVRTAQLQCRKGIAV
- a CDS encoding YqaE/Pmp3 family membrane protein; this encodes MDFIRIIIAILLPPLGVFLQVGFGGAFWLNILLTLCGYIPGIVHAVYIIAKR
- a CDS encoding LysR family transcriptional regulator yields the protein MDFKQLRYFVAVYEEGHVGRAAERLSISQPALSQQIRQLEQNLDVTLFERSSKRLLPTLAAHTLYNHALPLLDGLQRAREALGNFKGQALRTLAIGVLQTVHTSLVPQMLERVRKAQPHLVVQIYELSGLEIERRLLNGSLDIGISYLPPRQPGLHGVMLYEDELTLVIPADHPLREFKKVSIRQAAELPMLLLGEEFQIRQIWQAQLTSLGRRPQVQAELNNMLGILDSLPHTKLATVLPGRSQKEYDDEDLLWKPLSEPRVPLKVGLVCRDVQRQQAPLALLRTLLEEVMEREVKPALDPLA